The Cydia pomonella isolate Wapato2018A chromosome 22, ilCydPomo1, whole genome shotgun sequence genomic interval ACTAGTGAGTATTAGTGAGAGCAAAAAAGTGTAGAAAGTAGAAAATACTGTAATACAACATGACAGTGAGGTGGAGGCTTCTCAAGCTGAGAGATTTCACTTAATTATTATTGTCTTTACTTTATTTGATAAATCTTAAACGGTGCATCTGTAATTTTCAACACATTGATTATCCTGTACATTTAGATGTCTATCTACTTAACAATATTAAACACCGAAAGCGTTAATTtccattaaaaaatatagaacgATCATTAATcatgtaatattattaaaatttggctcttgtttatctATTCCTATTTACTAATTTGGTATGGTATCCTAAATATTAAAcgtctttattaaaaaattagggaacaaatcaaatcatTTTTAACCTTTTCGGCGCCACGTCAATGATGTAATATAGTGTTTtcaacgccacgtcaaaaattgcaAGTATACAAACCTGACTAAAACCATGACTTGAaatgaagtcgtggcgtgtggggcacgaaatcTACTGACTCTAggtatatcaagtcaatggcggcaaaaaggttaattaatattttgatttgtgtttttaagtagtcaTACTACTACATGTAAATTATGAACTGAAGTAGATGACATATAACACAGAAAGTGACCATGCCATCCAGTGTCCAAGGCCGTAACGGGACAGCCGTGGCTGGGGGTCTAGAGGTCCTGGCGTTAGTACTTAGACGAATGTGGAGGACCcgtgaaatcgccttttcatacaaatgtagtcctcattttcccgCTCTAAATATTCACataattaaacaatattttgatATCAACCAcaacgtttaatttttttcgaattttcattttttatatgagttagtagcatttaaaactttgtatgaaatctgtttttcgctcgtcatttttacaataatcaaaaaatcgaaaatagtttaacgtagctatggttaatacacatcaaattatgtaaaaatattttcaataatgtccaggtccagagaggaaaatggggactatgtttgtatggaaaaaacggccgtcccctttcgtcttaagctGAAGCTGGTTTGTTTCCGGCCTCGGCCACTAGAGGGCTTGGTGATTTTTTCTTTAGTaattatatgacatttatttcagtttattattgACTAAAGTTTATCTTAACTAGTCTCGGCAAATCAATCACACTTACAAAcattttcctttttagggttccgtagccaaatggcaaaaaacggaacccttatagattcgtcatgtccgtctgtctgtccgattctgtcacagccacttttttccgaaactataagagctatactgtttaaacttagtaagtggatgtattttatgaaccgcattaagatgttcacacaaaaatagaaaaaaaacaataaattttgggggttccccatacttagaactgaaactcaaaaaatcttttttcatcaaacccatacgtgtggggtatctatggataggtctttaaaaatgatattgaggtttctaatatcatttttttctaaaatgaatagtttgcgcgagagacacttccaaagtggtaaaatgtgtgtccccccccccccgtaacttctaaaataacagaatgaaaaaactaaaaaaaatatatgatatacattgtcatgcaaacttccaccgaaaattggtttgaacgagatctagtaagtagtttttttttaatacgtcataaaatttaaaaaaaaaaaaaatttcatctaacccatacgtgtggggtatctatggataggtctccaaaaatgatatttaggttcctaatatcatttttatctaaactgaatagtttgcgcgagagacacttctaaagtgaaaaaatgtgtgtccccccccctgtaacttctaaaataacagaatgaaaaatctaaaaaaaatatatgatatacattgtcatgcaaacttccaccgaaaattggtttgaacgagatctagtaagtagttttttttttaatacgtcataaaattaaaaaaaaaaaattttttcatctaacccatacgtgtggggtatctatggataggtctccaaaatgatatttaggttcctaatatcatttttatctaaactgaatagtttgcgcgagagacacttctaaagtgaaaaaatgtgtgtccccccccctgtaacttctaaaataacagaatgaaaaatctaaaaaaaatatatgatatacattaccatgcaaacttccaccgaaaattgatttgaacgagatctagtgagtagtttttttttaatacgtcataaaattaaaaaaaaaaatttttcatcaaacccatacgtgtggggtatctatggataggtcttcaaaaatgatatttaggtttctaatatcatttttttctaaactgaatagtttgcgcgagagacacttccaaagtggtaaaatgtgtgtccaaagtggtaaaatgttgaacaagatctagtaagtagattttttttaatacgtcttaaatggtacggaacccttcatgcgcgagtccgactcgcacttggccgctttttaatacTTAGGTTAGGTTTCAATTATGTACAATGGTTAATTAATACAATTACTTATATAAATGACAGCATCCACCTTAGAAAAGAAAACTATCGTGTCAATTTCCTCTGTTCtctaataaatgattaattatattatgaacAATTACTCCTAGACCCTTGGAGCTTCAGGAACcctaaatacaataaataacagCCAGTTGCCAGGATTAGTTAAGACTTTTGAACCAGGAACCCTTTGGATAAAACTTATTCAGACATATCTTTCTTCTGTCAtctaaaacataattatctCGTTCATTCTCCGATCAAAATATTATCCCTTTAAAATGTTTTCCATTCCAAAATTGCTATTTTTCTGGACATTTCTTTTAATTCATCAAAAGGATTCTTAATGTATTTCTCTAAACAATTTCTACCTTTGCCTTTTATCTTGATGCCTAAATCACTTGAATTGTGCGGATTATTTTTACACCTaaacattaatatattatagtacCTACTGATGTAACAGTATCAGTGATAGACAGAAACGATTTCCTTAAAGAAATACTTAATTGTTTAATTCTGATATGCGAAATACAATAACTTGTTTGGGGTGATGTCTGACTGAAATACCTCTTTAGCCAcatttattcatatattcaACATATTTGACGTGACGTATTTAGTGTGACATGATTCTGAATGGCGCAGGCTGGTGTAGGGCAATGTACGCAATTTCGAGGAGCAACGTAAAGCTGACCTCGACGCtaaacgcgacgagctgaaaacACGCCAGTCTGCGTTCATTCACTACCACTACGTagctggtgtcctcacgtgccctcaatgtgcgcgggggttcacctcgaagatcggctaagtcagccatcttcgggcgcatgagcgccgagctaactaggagtcgaagtggtcgccatgatcgaaatcggccggaaggATCAGTTAGGATATTTGACGTTTTGATGTCATCTTAAATGATATATCTTGCTTTGTGTTGCATTATTTGAGATTTTCAAAAAACTGATACTCTGCTCTCGGTTAAATCCGAAGATCAAGTCTCATTCGTTTtacgttttctttttttatgaacCAGAAGCGGGCCATTCAACAGATCATCAATTTGCTTTTGATTCATTCCTCTAGTTTCaggcaatataaaataaatgaacccTGAGACCAGGAGAGTGATAGAAGCACCGATGTAGTAGGTGCCGTGGAGACCGAGGGTAAGAGCGAGAGAGCCGAAGTAGCGAAGAGTGAAGAAACTGCTGAGCCACATCCAAGATATGAGCAAGCTTGACGCGAGGCTGCGAACCtggtaaagtaaaataaaataatactaaagtCTTTGAtagatatgtaaaaaaattgctTAACTTTAGATTGTAATCCAAATGAAATAGAAGCTTATtagtatatgtaggtagttgGCGAAACTTGTTGATTGACTTATATAGTTTGTTTTTTGCTATGCATATTTTGAGATGGCGTGTTGTACCTCTATGTTTTTTCTTGGATAAATTGACGAAGACTGCATTGATAAAAGTATTGTATAGTTATTgaataaatgacaaataaatggAAAATTCTGGATGTAGGTGGCAATGAAGACTTCAAAAACAATGGCGAGCAAAATGAAGATCAAAAATCGGGCAAAATAGACGACATACTTACATTCATTGAAAATAATTCCGGGATTAATACATAAGGCACGGATCCCAAACCAATGTTGTACAGGAACAAAACCATTGACAGCAGTATCACTGGTAGCCATATAGAATCTTCGTCATTCTTATCTATTTGGTTTGGGTCTATTTTTATCGATAATGTTTCTTCTACGCTGTTATTAACCTCCTTTGCTGCTGTTTGTAGACTTATTTCTGCTATACTTTCATTTCCTAAATAATGAAATGGCTTTGAGTCAGTTATATTTCTTAAGGCATCTTTGGCCATATTTTCGATTGTGTAGTTGCTGTGTTCTTTTTCTTTCACTATAGGTTTTCGATAAGGCCACAGTCGGTGTGGATACCAGGAGTACATGTGAGCACGAGGGTCGCAGTAGAGGCCGAGGATGGCGAGGCAGAATGCTATACCAACGCAGGATATTAGAAGTAGCACCTGAAATATAAGGGCTTATTGCAAaagctaagaattttaaattattaacaatCAGACATGCACTACAAACAAACAGATATGCACGTACAATAAAAAAGATCATAGTTCAAGACAccataaattacaataaaattaaaactataatataactaaaatctaaatataaaaataaacaaaattaacctTAGAATTAGAATCTAAAACTGTAAATAGATAAAATGgaccttaaaatatataaattaatacaaaatgtCCCCCGTGGCATGACACTGTAGACGCTGGCAACATTTCCCCGCTACATCGCAATaatgatgcgttgagcgaggaagctcaACAACGTAGAATTGTATCcttcttgtttttatttataggaaCACAATTACGATATTACTGACCAACGCATAACAGCATAGTAGAAAATCAGTTTTAAATATGGAATTTATAGCGCGGTAACGTAACGGTAACGGTAAACAATTAAGGCTGCATTTTTACCAGAGATGAGCGAGCGAGGAAAAtaaatgaagtgattctattggttctttacaaacacatccctcgctacgcatcctcgcataTCTCTGATCGAAACGCACCCTAAATGGGTGTATCGGATGTTATGCGTGGAAGGGCAGATATGGAGCACTATTCTAGTAGTACTGATAAAATTGTACACTATACCTTCCGTCCGACCTTGTCGACGGTCACAGTGGCAACTGCAGCTCCTAAGACAAGCGCCGTGCCACAGAGCACGGACCCCGTCTCTGACGTCTGTCGCCATCCACGGGACACTGTTCTGGAAAAATTAAATGCCCTTTTTAAACTTCGCACTTAATGGATTTATATTCTGGTTTTGTCTACCTAACGAGTTTACCTTGTCCGATGTTTCCCACCAGAGTCccgtaaaagtaaataataatgtaagaAAATCGCGAagatataataagtataaagaCCTGATAACATCTAAAACATCACCGTGGcaagcatttataaataaagtaaagcAGCGCGCGCCGGTCCGGTCGGACCCTCCGGGCCTTCAGCCCTACAcgaagctcggcctttggcttttGCATTTCAACACATATATGTTCTATTGTTCTATGTTAAAAGATCACCTCTCTCGGACGTCGCCCTCGCGCCTCGTGCCAATTAGGTGCAAAGTTCTTTAAGTGGCTTCAGTTAGGAGGATTTTGCGGTTGGCAATGACGAGTTGGTAGGAGGTGGAGTTAGCAAGCATAGATACCAGACATTCTCTTACCCATTATACACTGTGAAGTTGTAAGCAGTAAGGTTCAATGCTGGCAGCGTGTGCCCGGAGTGAGTGAGCATGGCTGCTGCGAAGCTATTGACTGCGCCCGCACCGCTACCAGCCGCGGCGGCCAGTAGGAGGCAGCAGGAGATCAGGGCGCGTCTGGAGCGGCGATGACGGACTGgaatttatcaaaattaagaagtAAGGGGACAATGCCACGTGGCCGCTTCTACAGACCGactaccagtcgcttttcggtgaaggaaaacataaccggaataatctcaataaggcctagtttcccctctttgttggaaggtcagatggcaattcGTTTTCATCATGACTTCTTACTCTATGGTGTTCATCAGTTCCTCACAGAAGTACAGACGTCACTTACATAGATCTCGACACACGGATTGCTCCTTGCCCTCGCTAGTGCCCTCGCTCCGGCTTCTTCTGAGCATTGGCTGTAGCGCTTCGGACTCTCGACGGGTTGGCTCCGTTCTGATCATGACTTCTTGCTGCTCGATGGCGTCCGTCAGGTCTTCGCGGAAGTTGGAGCCGTCTAACCAGCAGATTACTCTAGCTGCTTCCTGGAAACATGGAACAAAACGTTACGCTAAAGctgtcaactgacgcgcgcggctacttTTGAATATCAACCTTTGTGGATTGTGACAAGGTTCATGATGACACGccgcacacgataggcgtggcgttaaGAAAGGGTTTTATTGACTATATGTCTGCACAGATACTTACGTCCTCGGCACTAAAGGTGTGTTTGTTATTTAGCTTAGTTAGTTCTGCTGCTGAGTGTATGATCCAacttgtgttttatttaatagaagcGATTAGTACCTAATAAGGCAAAAACGTGTTTAACAGCTGTTTAGAAAATTATAACTGAAACATGAATCGAATGTAGGTGGTCTAATCTTTTTATGTTTAGTATAAGAcaataattcattttttgtagttacatattttttttctttttattcggccgaatgccgaatgagttgtggggcaaagtcactacagagtgggagcccgaaaactcgaatcggggatctggcagacctcaccggcgatggcgggatgaactggactccttcttgaaggagtggccagacatagcactcgacagagatcagtggagagattggggggagacctttgcccagcagtgggacacgacaggctccaaataataataataaataacatatttttttactaactgTATTTTATCAAAGATACAAATCCAATATTTATCACATCAAAATGAATCTGTTAAGCTCAACTCAGAGTAAGTAGCCAGTTTTTGCAGTTAAAGGTCAAATAATAATGCGTTATCTAAAAACGTGTACAACAGTAGGCTAAAAGTCGATTTTTTTAGCTGTATATTACATATAGTCACGTTTTGCCTTCACAAAACGCCACATATTGTCTAGTTTAGTTTTTGTCCCTAAAACCTACACAGCGTTGACATTGCATTCTCGTTTACGATCAAGCCGATCCATGTCGGCGCTTAAAATGCTCATTTTATGAGTCGTAGCCGTAAACCGATCATTCAGATCACATGTGGATAACGTGTTGGCTGGCACGAACTTGAAACGGGATTTAGAGACCCCTGGCCATGGTTTGGGTTAGGAAAACTAAGTTGATACACTAATACACCTTACGACGATGAgatgagataaaaaaaaataagaatttgAAGCATTCCATATCCGAATTTAAGGAAGACTCATGCTAGACCAGGTCGGAGCCGGGCCGGAGCatcgcttcgttttctatggaaagcaccacgtgatcaccgatcagccttCATGTCGAACGCCTCGGCACGGGCACGGCCtgatctagcgtgagtcatcctttactcTGATAAAACACAACTCTAAGGTAAGAAAAAGGTAATTGacctactgaaattaaattagaatgGAATTGATTGGTGCGTCTTCTGTGGTACCTAGGTACGTAGTCTACAGGCTCTTAGTACTCGTATCTGTATGAAATTGAACTTCTGCTTCTATGGCTAAATAGAAAGTTAACAAGGCAGTACGTGGGCGAAATCATAGGCGGTAGTATCCATATAAGATTGAAACTGTTTAAAAAGAAGAATATAAAATGTAGGAAGATACCTGCATTTGTGCGACGCGGATTAGGAAAGAATGCGTCTCTGGCAGCCACACGACTGACAGCAGGAGTACAGTAGGAGGCACCACCATAGACAGAGACAGCGCGTATGCTGACGGTATGCCGCGTGCTGCAAAAGGCTGCTACAGTGTAGGTAGAAGTACTGTATAAAATACCTGCATTCGTCCGACGCTGATGAGAAACGAAGGCGTGTCTGGCAGCCACACGAGTGACAGCAGGAATACAGTTGGAGGTGCTGCCATAGACAAAGACAGCGCGTATGCTGATGGCATGCCGCCTGCTGCGAAAGGCTACTATAGTGTAGGTAGAAGTACTGTATAAAATACCTGCATTCGGCCGACGCTGATGAGAAAAGAAGGCGTCTCTGGCAGCCACACCAGTAACAGTAAGAGTACGGTTGGAGGTGCCGCCATAGACAGAGATAGCGTGTGTGCTGACAACATGCCACCTGCTACGAAAGCGAAGAGAATGCCGCAGCTGAAATTGAAAGTAAAATATTCTTGAAGTATTCAGGTTGGAAAAGTTGGGATTTTCATTTGTAGCTCACAGCTCTAAAGAAATGATCAACAGGACTCCTTAACGAGCTTCTACCAGGAGTAAACTGTGCAAGTACCTAGTAGCCAGAGCAGGCATAGCCGCCAACCCTGTAGTCCTTGGCGATATTTCAGCTCAAAATAATGTAGTGGTAAAAACCCCGAACTCCCCCGCATCGCCACCCTAGGCGTGTATAATATCACCACGACACCACAGGGGCTATGGACTAAACTAACTGGAAGTATCTCAAATAAACCGCAAGTACCTGATAGCCAGAGCCGGCATAGCAGCCAACCCTTTAGTCCTGGGCGATATTTCTGCACAGTACAGCGGGGCTAGAGCTAAAGCCCCCGCACCACCTGCGCCCGCCGCTACCCTGGCTGCCCAGACGCCGCGGGGACCGCACCACGCCGCCAGCGACCAGCTCAACTGAAATAAACAGAATTGTACTTGCAGAG includes:
- the LOC133530059 gene encoding facilitated trehalose transporter Tret1-like isoform X2, whose protein sequence is MQRNRIERTASKRWRGSVRRIMSAAIYNLSCFTHGCSTGWVSGVLGREALAGGAWLAALPCLVALPTAPFFAFLADARGRRAGAGGVAATFILSWSLAAWCGPRGVWAARVAAGAGGAGALALAPLYCAEISPRTKGLAAMPALAISCGILFAFVAGGMLSAHTLSLSMAAPPTVLLLLLVWLPETPSFLISVGRMQEAARVICWLDGSNFREDLTDAIEQQEVMIRTEPTRRESEALQPMLRRSRSEGTSEGKEQSVCRDLFRHRRSRRALISCCLLLAAAAGSGAGAVNSFAAAMLTHSGHTLPALNLTAYNFTVYNGTVSRGWRQTSETGSVLCGTALVLGAAVATVTVDKVGRKVLLLISCVGIAFCLAILGLYCDPRAHMYSWYPHRLWPYRKPIVKEKEHSNYTIENMAKDALRNITDSKPFHYLGNESIAEISLQTAAKEVNNSVEETLSIKIDPNQIDKNDEDSIWLPVILLSMVLFLYNIGLGSVPYVLIPELFSMNVRSLASSLLISWMWLSSFFTLRYFGSLALTLGLHGTYYIGASITLLVSGFIYFILPETRGMNQKQIDDLLNGPLLVHKKRKRKTNET
- the LOC133530059 gene encoding facilitated trehalose transporter Tret1-like isoform X1, with the protein product MRLIQKFCFRNRIERTASKRWRGSVRRIMSAAIYNLSCFTHGCSTGWVSGVLGREALAGGAWLAALPCLVALPTAPFFAFLADARGRRAGAGGVAATFILSWSLAAWCGPRGVWAARVAAGAGGAGALALAPLYCAEISPRTKGLAAMPALAISCGILFAFVAGGMLSAHTLSLSMAAPPTVLLLLLVWLPETPSFLISVGRMQEAARVICWLDGSNFREDLTDAIEQQEVMIRTEPTRRESEALQPMLRRSRSEGTSEGKEQSVCRDLFRHRRSRRALISCCLLLAAAAGSGAGAVNSFAAAMLTHSGHTLPALNLTAYNFTVYNGTVSRGWRQTSETGSVLCGTALVLGAAVATVTVDKVGRKVLLLISCVGIAFCLAILGLYCDPRAHMYSWYPHRLWPYRKPIVKEKEHSNYTIENMAKDALRNITDSKPFHYLGNESIAEISLQTAAKEVNNSVEETLSIKIDPNQIDKNDEDSIWLPVILLSMVLFLYNIGLGSVPYVLIPELFSMNVRSLASSLLISWMWLSSFFTLRYFGSLALTLGLHGTYYIGASITLLVSGFIYFILPETRGMNQKQIDDLLNGPLLVHKKRKRKTNET